aattaggGCTAAGTTTTGCTCAGTGCAAACGTGCAGTGCAGCTGCTCCCTCCCAGAGGGGGCTGAACGTGGAAGCAAACGCATCGCTCATCTCTGATGCGATGTGATGCAGCAAGAAACTGTTACTTGGAAGCATGTTTTTCCTAGCATTTTCCTCCAGggttttaaaaagctttctttcaagTAAGGCTTGTGTGTACTTTTCCATCTGTTTAGAGACTTATGTTTTTAAGTTAGAAAGAACTTGAAGTTCACGAAGATAGTTAATCTTTGCTAGATAAGAATTAACGTGTTCAGGATTTTTTCTCTGAGGCTTACTTTCATGTAACCAGTGCAGTTGCCAGTATATACTGTGACTTCATGTGTCTTGTTTTGTAGGCTGAAAATGCAATACTGAATCAAACCTGCAGCAATGGGTAGAACTTACTTTGTTGAGGAAGCTATTGGGCAGTATTTTTCAGACCTCAGCACGAAATTTAAACCTTATGTCACTGGCCTGTTAATAGGGCAGGTAAGTTTGTGAAGCTTGTAGCATACCTTTGTGTTAGTAGGAAAAATTACCCTTAGCTTTAATCATTGTTGTTAAGTCTACTAAATTGCATGACCATGCTATGATCAGAAAGGATGCTATAATGTGTTTGCAGCATCAACTGAGTACTCAAGTCtcctaaaactttttttttttttccctgaaagatatgatacaaagaaaagaaactaaaaatctCAGTCGTAAAACTTTGCATTAAAATCTCGTTTAGAGTTAAGGCAAATGAATCACATGAAGGAAGTAGTTTTGTGGCAGGTTATTACAGAGTTTAGCGCTACATGCTGTAAGGCAGCTTTTAGATGTATTGTGTTACATAGAATATTACCAGATTTGATATAACCCTAAGGCTGTATTTGTTCATATTAATGTTCTTGAAAGTGTTCATCACAAAGAGACTATGTTATTCGGGCTGTTCGAACACCTCCaaaggaagagcagaaggaaggcaACACCAGGCCTTCAAAACTGGAGTCCATTGATGAAGAATGGATCACCGCACATGCAAGTCAGGTAGCACAGTGAGTTACTGAAGGGGATGGGAGAAACAAAGGAAGTGTAACGTACAGAAATTTCTATCACTTCAGTAATCTCTAGCCTCTTTCTCAAAATAAAGGAACTTTTTTAGGCACACAGTCTGGTATATTAATTAAaccaaaatacatgtatttattgttttcaaaGTTTATGATGAAACAGTGACCTGTTAGGGCTGAAGTGGGAAAATCTGAAAGATACtctcttcttccatttcatAGGATGCTGTATGGGAAAAACAGCcttgcttattttatttctgctctctgcataCTTCTCTCATTAGGAATTTTTGGTGTATAGATACCTCTGCTGGATATCTGATTTCTATTAATACatgttcttttctatttttaaggtTTCTAGAATGCTTCCTGGAGGTTTATTAGTTCTTGGTGTATTTATTATTGCAACTCCAGAACTGTCAAAAGACAGTCAAAATGCTTTGCGCAAGGTAAGtagagaaaagaggaggaaagatgAGCATAATTTTAAGTGTGTAGCTGAGTAATTTTCTCTTATCGTCTTCAGTAATAATGGTTGTTTACGCTTttagaaataaagcagcaaaaacGTTCTGTTCTGATTTCTGGTTTTGAGATTGAAACCTCAGAAACTGCTGTCCTTTGGGAGTGCATGGCAGCCCTCATTTGCTAGCTTTCTGTGTCTTACGCTGTTACTGCAATAGCAATTCTTCAAATATGCTATTTTAAGGTGCTTACTAAAAGTGGGCATTCTGTCTTAAAGAGAATATCTTTAGAGTTGCTTATATTGAGCTAAATCTTTGTAGCACAATCATTAGTAGCAGTAGCCTATTATCTTTGTGGCTGATTGAATTGTTTAGAGGTACTTATAATAGTGTGAGACCTATAGTTCTGGtttcttttaaaggaatattttgtatataaatgTTGACTTAGTCGTGTGGGggattatatttaaaaactatttgCTACTATGTCTAGTAACATGCCTTATTGTTACAGGATCAGAGCATCTAGTGCTGCATTCACTTCTTGTTCCCTAGATATaggttcattttatttttttcataagacAAACATAAGTGATTTTAACATGAGTAAGATTTAAAGCCTTGGGTCCAAGACTGAACGTTGGCAGTAGAATATAGTTATAGTGCAGCAAAATCAGGTCTCAACAGTGATTATTGAAACTAGAAACCAACATGAGAAAATGATTTGTGTATAGGTGATCAGTGATTGCTGAATTCAAATTTGTTTATTGGCTTAGTAGCTGTTTTGCACAGCTGCCTTTCCTGATCCTTAACCCTAAGAATAAAGCTGTAACACTTTTTCTAAGGAGAAAAGCATACAAATTACATATGTGCTTGGTTCAGTTTAAGAGGAACCTGAATTAAGTTTGCACAAGCAACTTTTTCTTTGGAGTATTAGTCTATGAATCTTTGCTGAATGTTCTTTTAATGTGATAATTTGGTGATGTATaagctgtgttttcagtttATCTATAGTCATGATATTGTTTGGCTTACAACTTTTAATGCATTACAAGTTCTGGTAAATAGTCTTGCACTATTTATGTGGAAAAATCCATAAtacttaatactttttttttaatctttagaTAATCTTCTCAATAGAAAAGTCTTTGACTAAAAGAAGGCTCTGGAAACCTGCTGAGGAGGAAGTCTCAGACAGAGCAGCCCTTCAAGTTTGTTCTGCTACAAAGAAGTATCCTTTATTATGAGGCCACTACCCCccagtctgtttttttctttttccaattatttttgaataaaagatTGTGTTAAGATTCCCAGGATTCATTTGGCCCACAAGCTGTAAAAAGCAGTGTGTCTTCTGGTTTGCTCTATTCACTGCACCATGTCCATTTAACATATGTTGTCTGTGCTTAGTGTAACCAGTCACAAGGTTTGGTATGGCATGTGCAGCTCTCTTTTTCTCGGTATTCTGCATGAGTACCTAGGATAGGGTATCAGACTGCTCATACTAGAAACTATATTTTTCTCTGGATTAGAAGGAATGGGTGTGCTATGTTTGGTACTTTTAATGTGGAAACTGCCAGGTGAAACTCTGTGTTCTGTTACCGATAAACAtaactgttctttcttttttcttcagaactggAATAGAGAACAAAGTTTTAGACTGGTAGATGAATTGGGAGGGTAAATTTGTTTGAGTTTGGGTAGACCAGTAAATTGCAATCATAGTTTTCTGATTAGCCATAAGTAAGGCTGCTGGTTTTCTCACtgcctttctgtgcttttcaccAGTTTTCTTGATTTGTATAAAATAAAGGGAGCATCTGAAATACTGTACAACTTAAGATTGCAGTTAAGTGGTGCTCTAATGGTAGTGGGGAAGTGTCAAGCGTGTGGACACTAGTGCTGCAGAAGGATGTTGTGTCCGTTGATAACAGGATaagcacaagaaaaagcaaGGTTTTCCAGAGAAAAGTGAGAGAAACTAGGACAGATTGCAAATGTGTTCATTGGTAGTTGTAAAAACACGTTGATCTTAGTACTTGTAAGGGATGGGACAGCATCACTATGGTAGTTTGAATTTACAGTCAAAtgtatttgtactttttttttacactaatAAAAGATGcaaattttcttcaaagcatATACTGGAGAAGAATTTACTGTATAAAGGATAGAGTAATTGTTCTTACTTGCTTTTTACTTTTCActgaatctttttctttaagtagtGAAGAATAGTTTGCCGAACCTACGATGTACAAGATCCAAAGGTAAGTTTGACTTGTGTTTTTGCACAGCTTGTAATGCATGACAATGTTCAAAAaggaacaacaaacaaacaaaaaaggttaTGTTAGTTTTGTACTGTTTTGTATAGACACTTTCTTGCTTATTTCTTTGCTCAGAGTTCAGCTAAACCAGCAGATTGGAAATATCAGAGTGCTCTGTCTGCTTCCTGGTTGTCTTTGGACTGCACAGTAAATGTTAATATCCACATTCCACTTCTTGCTACTTCACCCAACCATGACTTGGAGAAGAATACCAAGGTAACTAACTGGCTGCACCAGCCTTGTATTTAATTTCCacagtattttttctgctgaaaattacATGAGACAAAGATTTGAATACACAGTGTGAGTAGCTGAGTAGGGCTAGTAAGCAGGGGATGTTTGACACTATTATTCATCTTTTAAATGTTATCTGAAGTTACTGTGAAGCATTCCTAGTATGAAAAAtgctgacagatttttttttctgctatgcttAGTGTTGGCAGTTCCCTTTTCTCAGAATTATTGGCAAGGTCACGAGGATCCTAATTAAAGTCTCTTCCCTTTCACCTGGTGAAAGGTTGCACCCAGTTAAAATGGGTGGGGTGCTTTTAATACAAATTAACTTTTAATAGaatttacaaaaatacaatCATGTGTTGCATCTCTGGGGTAGCACTTACCCATtaagaaatgaatattttaatatattctgaatactttgtttttaagatttggcgtagaaaaatataaaaatttcaGAGACTTTAGAACCTCCTCAGAGTAACTTCTGAAACATGTATTTCTCTAGTCTTCAGCATGATACTGTCCAAATCCTTTAGTGAAGttctttttatgaaatttttgcctttgcttttcttaaagaaTGGATTAAATCGATGGTCAAAACAGATAGAGGACAGCGTTTTCCTGATCAATGGACAAGTTAAAGATGATGAtacagagctgctggaaggacAGGTGAGTGCTGTACAACAAGGAATTAAACTCTAAGAGATTTGTACTTAGAACTCCTTGTGTAATAAAACAGTGAATTGGAGGTCTTCTGTACAATGTTGGTTGATGCAATTGGCCTCTTGCAAATAAGTAATGCACAAGACTCCTTGTTTTCCCATCCTCACTGCAATAAATTGCCTCTTCTTCCTCTACCACAGTAAAAGCAATTATTGTGTGTGAAGTCTGACTAAACATTTTTCTATATGTTGTCTCTGGCTTTTTTGCCTCATTAAACAACCTGAGTCAGGTGTAAATGTAGGTGATGAGATTTCTAAGACCTATGTGTGTCAAAATGCTCAATAAGTAGTGGCTGCCATGTTCATATCTCCTTTTAGTTTTGTAATTATGTTCACATGGCTGTTTTCCGTAAGTTTCTGTCTCTTAAAGGCTATAAAGGAGGGCACATTTTATGTTATTGTGAAGATAACTGTAAAGTAGCTTGACATAACTGATTCAGGAAGATTTTTCCTATTTCATCTGAtgtattcattttctctcagaaaaagTTAAGAGGAAATACTCAATACAGCACTCAGATTTCTGATGTCAAGGTTCTGACACAGCTGGTAAGTAGTGCACTCTGATACGatacaataaaaaatgaaagaacatttttaattgttgtcTTGAAATCCAACTTAATTTATCGTAAGGTATTTTCCCCCTTGGATATTGACTGTGAAACTGACTATGGACAGATTGGaatgctttttgtctttcaaatttTCATAGTGTGATAGTCATGTTGTATAAGAATTGCACAATATAGTTGTGAGGAAAATTCGAACCGCTGGTTAGAGAAATTAAGTCCTATGAACTAATTCAGTTGATAGCAGGACACCTGTACCTCCCTGCATATAATATGTTCACAGTGACTGCATTCTGATGTTCAGAATGAACCCCGTGCTTTAGTTTGTCATGGCTATCTTCGGACGTTTACTTGAATGCTTTCATCAGAAGCTCAGTCACTGGTTTGGGGTTAAGATACAGATCCTGTGAGCTGAATCATAATCTGGAGCTGTTGGGTCTGTATTAGAAGTTTCCACTCCAGCCGAGCTTATATTGATGTGACATTTTAATTAGGTGCCCCAGCCATGTTTGTAAAGCCCAATGTATAGGCATTGTTTTATAGGCTTCCTTTTGTAAACAGGCCAACCTGTTTTGGCACATAGTATTCTCTAAAATTGCATCTAGAAAAGCATTTATAAAGTGTCATTTTTAAGACTTGAGAGAAACTAATGTACTTTTGTTGATACCTTGCTCCAATGGTTAATTGCTTCGGAGGaaggaaagctttttattttgacattatTGTAGactcatagaatggtttgggttggaggggaccttaaGGATtatctggttccaaccccctgccatgggcagggacacctcccactacaGCTGTGTGCTCAAAGCTCCATCAAACCTGGTCTTCACTTCTAAGGATGGagcatctgcagcttctctgggcaacctgttccagtcaTGACATGAGTCAGTTAAGCAGTTCATGTGGAAGTTACGAATCCACTTGTTTCCAGCTATTGTCTTAACGAGTACATTCTAGAAAGCACTTTGTTTTAGTAATCAGGTTAACTATTTGTATGCAGCAGCAATTCGATACAGTTCTGAACATGACCAGATTTGTGACTTACTGCTGATTGATGGGATGGCTTTCAGGATACCCTAGGTTATGCTTACTACATAGTAAATGTATAAACCTctaaataataagaataaaaaaaagccacaagccACTTCCCTGAAAGGTTTGAGAAATCCTAAAATCACAAAATATGGAATGTCTGGCAAAGTAAATACATCATACATAAcggaaaaggagagagattcTTAGTTGTagctaacaaaacaaacaaacgaaaccCAAAAAATTATGAGGGAAGACAGATTATGTGTAAACTTCTTAAGGTATGCTATTAATTTcctagttctgttttttttcttaatcatgCTGCAAGTGCCTAGGTAACAAGGTAaaattgaaacatttatttttcagtcccAGGGTTCAAGTCATAGATCAACGGCAACAGTCCAAGTCTGCAGTGGTTCCATAAATCTCAAAGGTGCCATGAAATGCAGAGCCTACGTGCATAACAACAAGCCAAAAGTTAAAGAAGCTGTTCAGGTAGTGAAAAGGTGAACTAGCAGTTCatcagaggtttttttttgttttgttttgttttttttttccaaaatacttgAAGTTTATCATAccgttttttcttttccaaaattgTAAGGTCTAAACTGGTGTTGCAACATTCACCTCTTGAACTTAAAGGTTTGTTTCTGAAATCAGTTGTGTGTGTGATAAATTCAAttcctttcttgcttttagCAGATAGGTCTTCTGTTAATGCTGTTCTCTGGTGAATCTTTACACAATTCATAAACATGATTAGTCAGTGacaattcttttttaaattaagaaaatatttcagactgtatatttatgtacacataaatgagaaaatccagttttgttcagtgttttttcttgtttcttattAAATCAATgccttgattttcttttgtttttagtagtaatttttagtttttaacttagaaattcagaaaaaaaatagaaatttttaattaaaaaaattccaGAAAGTTTTAGTTCTActatttttttgtctgctttcatctttgctttgttgttttctggtttATATTGTTGTGATGTTAGCTTGTCTTTATTGTACTTTTAATTCTCTTTAGAGTGTTTGTTATCTGGAAAACTAATCTTTCAACAAGGACTTCATCTATGAGGGacttcttttgttgtttcttaCTAGTCAAAAGGTTTGCAGATGTCTTTTATATTGCTCAtgctttgtctttctctttgcaGGCTTTGAAAAGAGACATAATAAACACATTGAATGATCGTTGTGAAATACTGTTTGAGGATCTCGTTATAAATGAAGGACCTCACAAAAAAAGTAGGAATTCATGGAAAAATCCATTTACATTTGCAgtgaattttgtgtttttgtagaAGAATCAGCTGGCATACAGAATTTCCACTATACTTAGAGCAGAGTAAAAAGCAAATGGCACAGTTTCTATTCGGCAgcccttattttttcttaactccGGAGAATTTGGATAAGTTTGTATatgttcattttcaaacaaacttTGTGTTCGGTTCTAACCACAAAATGCAGTTTCAACCTCTTTCTCAGTGCTCGTgaattctctattttttttttataattctgtAGTTGAAGCTCCTGTTATTGAACTCCTAATTGTAACTAGCACAtttgtgctgtgtgttttttttttaaatctccctATGGTATTCCTATTAATATTGAAATTAAAGATACAAAGTTTGTCAAGATTAAAAAACGAGCCAGACATGGCTTTGTTCTTACATTATCCGTATTATGAATGCTAGTGGACGTGATCTTTGAAGTCCAGTAGTTCATTATTACATATTGCATTACAaaaattttacataaaaattacaTATTGCATTGTATCTGGTCATTATGGTGTGCAAAAGTATCCTAActctcattttttaattaaatatgcaaatatatcaTCCATGTTGGCTCTTCCCACAGAACTTCTAATCACTTCAGATTTCATTATAGGCTTGGTATCATTTAAAGAAGTAGATCGTACTTCAATACCACTAATAATTGCTAAATCACATTGGCTTGAATTTATCAGAGCATTCTAACAGAAGCCAGAACATGATGCAAGTTGATCTCATGACAATAAAAGTTCTTATCCTAATTATATTAAAAACCGATGGGATGTGTACAGAGACCAAATCTGCTAGCTCATGCTGGATGATTCTTTAAACTTCTTTGAGACAGTGTTATCactattatttacttttttttttttttaatattagttgAAATATCTGTTTGAAGATCATATATAGAGGACAACCTTGTAGAAGATAGGATCTTTTGTagtgtttttagaaaaaatggaaaagaaatagaaacaagTTGATtgtataaggaaaaataatttctgttcaaaattATCATTTACTTTAGGATAACAGTTCTTTTTGGTGTACTAGTAATGTAGAATGGTATGTTAGCTAACTTTTATCTGAATTCCGTGCTTTAAAGTTGATGCTTTTATTTGCATGCAGTTTTCAGTTTCCTCTTTAGATGGCACCCGTGCTTTGTGGTTGTGAACATGCAAAAAAAGCAGCCAAGTATTTGCAAATCCTCTGTTGTTGAAATTATGTGCTGCTCTGCTTATCTTAAGTCTTTCCCAGAGTTCTTTGGCTAGTTATTGTAAACATGATAAAAAGTCTGTTTAACATTTTATAGTCTATTTTGGAGGTCTCTCAGATATTTCTGGAGAGAGTAATGTGAAAACATAAATCAGTGTAATCGCAGCCAGAACTTTCATAAAATAGTAACAACTAAACAAACCATGCTTGAAATCAGGATTTTTACATGGAAACCTTGAGCAGTTCTTTTGCAATagctttgtttctctgtcagAGATTAATTAAGAATCTTATCATAACTGACAAGGCGTTTATTTGGAtggtatttttccccattttcttttagattttGAGAGGGTATATCATGTCTTACCTCAGAGACTGTTTGTCCCTTTTGCTGGATCCAGTGTGATGCTCAGTGATTATAAGTTCGGTGATGAGGCTGCTGTAGAAATTCAGGAACGTTTTGTTGAGATGTTGGACCAATCTGTGCAAGATGAAGATATCCATATAGCAGAAGAACTTAACACAGGTAAACAAAGTATCTGAGAACTAGGATAGAAGGAATCTGTGATTACTGAAATGTTGACTAATATCATAGGCCCGTTTTTCCCAGATATGGAATGTAGTATGTTTAAGGTTGGTTTCCTTGTCAAGCTTAAACATCTTGTTATATAAATCTAATTACATTTtgtatgtatttctgaaaaatggtAAGGGTTCTTGCAGCTTCTGAGTTTGGCTTGTAACAGAGTGCTTGCCCTCCAGAAAAAGCTATGCTTTTTCATTGCTTGCATTATCTGTGCAACTATGGTTGCAGCCTATGAAGTTCAGACATATAGTAGAAGATGAAGCtgttagcaaaaaaaataaaaataaaaataaataaatctaatgtCTTTCAAGAAGTTTGCATGATAAGACCCCTTCAAAAATATCAAGTCCCTTCTTTGTTCTGAGTATTGTAATTTATGTGCCAAATATGGTGCTTCAAAATTGAAGTTTTGTGGTTCActtgaaagggaaagaaaatcaacaGATTTTCATCTACTTATAAGTTTATGATCTGTCTGAGACATTTTTTAATACAGCTATTGTtataactgtttatttttttctgaataatctGACTTaaattgtttcatgttttttccATATGAGTTTTATTTCAATGTTGAAACCAAATCTGTGAAATGGATCTAGTAATACTTCCTGTCACCTCTTGGAAGAGATTCCTCCCACATGTCGTTATGAGCTGCTGGTTAGAGTTTTGTAACATGAATACAAAAAAAGCCTCACTGATTCTCAGATAACAGCAGTAAACACTTTTTTATATTGATACTTGTGGGCAAAAAAAGGAGATGTTTATCCAACATGCGCTCAAAGTTCAACTGTGATTACTGATACTCTGTGTactcagggtttttttttgtatttcttaatttgAGAACTAATCACAAATTCATATGTCTTTTTGAATAAATCAGTATTCCTAGGTGTTAGCTAAACCTGTTAGCAATGAATGACTCCAAGTTGAGAAGTAAAAGATGTGCACAGCTCAAGAgcctaaagaaaaaacagtaaagcCAATAAAAATCTGCCTTGTATTATAAGAGTAACTTTAGTAATCTTAAAGCTAATTGTTAGTGAGCATTAAACAATTAGCATAACTTAGGGAAGTAAATTAATGTTGTTGTAGCAGCACTAAAGGtaggtgtgtgtggggaaacATGATGACTCAGTTGGGGTATATTACTTATGTAAGGATGTGTGAtctggaggcaggaggagagcatAATTTAGAGTAACAGTAATGCATCACAAAGATTTGATGCCACTAATATGTCTAAAGTGATGTCCAGATACCCAAATTCACTTTGTCAGCTGTTCTCATCACTTGCTGGTTATAGAGCTAAGTACATGGTATTTTTTTAACGTGAATTAAAGTAAACATATagaagaagaaaggggaaaaacatactaaaaggatttcagaaaaaaaaggagagactgACCTTGCCCCAGTGAACACCTAAATGTTTGTTTATAAGAGTGAGTTCTGTTAACAGTGGTGGTGGCAATAATGCTATGAACGCCCTGCTGTTTGATTCTGATAATTATTGTTGTGAAATTATTAGCTTGTCATTTGTTAAAATgcctcttcatttttattaatgctAGGAGGCCATTTTAGAAATCAGACCTGTTAGCTGCCTGCTCTTCCCAACCCCCCACTATTatctattttaaagaaaagcattcattttgcagtttgactttttttgttactttgaGGTGAAGTTTTCATAGATTGctttaaacatgtttttgtgGCATAAATTTGGGGTTTCCCTTGTGTATTCACAGTGCATCATCCTAATATGGGTGGGATTTGTTGTTTCTCAGAGCTTGGAGCTGGCTTTAGTAATGACTGTCAATATTCACTAATACTATAAATTGTTTTGCTGTGAATTTTGATATCTTTCTGTTTGTATCCCAATTATTGTGGTTTTAGACACCAACCTTGAATTAACTGTGGGAATTATTTCCATTAGAAAATTGTGGGGaacctttgcttttaaaaagtactgtttaaaattcaaaaaaatgAGCAGGCTTTTCAAATGATactctttaaaacagaaaacttgtCAAGAGGAGCATCCAGTCAATGCaatgttaagatttttttttttttaaacaacgTTTAGTCAGCACATATGACAAAGATATTTTGAGAGGGTCAGGTGTGCTTTCTTAATATGGTCTGCTGCTGTCTCCTGCAGTTTTATTCTCTCAGTTCTTTGAACAGCTCTCCAGTGAGGTCGCTATGGGCCATGCTTTAAAATTGTTACTtggaaaagagaacaaaaatgacCTATTTGTAATTGAAAGGTATAAACGGCTCTAACACTGTGGTTTCAAGGTATTTAGTACTTTAATACATGCAATTGAAAGCTCTGCATTTAATATTGGCTTTACTAAATCCCTGTTCCTCCTTGGGGTAGGGGATGTTAAATACACTGAGTAGATGAGGTGGTGGTGGTAATCTCTTCCCCATCCTTGTTAGAAAATTGAAGATTTAATGAAGAATTAAGGATTCATATAATTGGTAATGGAAagcttctgctttcaaaaactCCTTGTGATTTATACCACAGCTGCTTCAAATACAAGCCTTCCATAACTTAATGGTATAAATACCTTCAGTAACTAAatagcttgtgtttttttttgtttttttttttactgcttcattccttttttttttttttccctgagcaaGTGAGCTTTGTTGCCTTGATGTGCAGCTTCAACAGTTTCTTTCAGAGAGGTGTAACTGTCCTTAAAACagtgggtaaaaaaaaataaagctaaaggGCCCAAACTGCCCTACTTGCTCATCGGAAATAAAGGAGACGGTAATCTGCTGGATCTAGGCTTCAATGGGGACCCAAGAAATATGGTCAAGTTCTCTAAAAGTAAGATGCTATTTAGGGAAGTGAAAACTATTAAGTACTTTAGAGAGAATGTGATGCTCTTATTTTGCTGGTTAAGGTATTTACTTGAAAAGCTATCTTGTA
The sequence above is drawn from the Anas acuta chromosome 8, bAnaAcu1.1, whole genome shotgun sequence genome and encodes:
- the ODR4 gene encoding protein odr-4 homolog isoform X2; the protein is MDHRTCKSGSTVSRMLPGGLLVLGVFIIATPELSKDSQNALRKIIFSIEKSLTKRRLWKPAEEEVSDRAALQVCSATKKIVCRTYDVQDPKSSAKPADWKYQSALSASWLSLDCTVNVNIHIPLLATSPNHDLEKNTKNGLNRWSKQIEDSVFLINGQVKDDDTELLEGQKKLRGNTQYSTQISDVKVLTQLSQGSSHRSTATVQVCSGSINLKGAMKCRAYVHNNKPKVKEAVQALKRDIINTLNDRCEILFEDLVINEGPHKKNFERVYHVLPQRLFVPFAGSSVMLSDYKFGDEAAVEIQERFVEMLDQSVQDEDIHIAEELNTVDICPVIENTDDTQQKQLTKATLLMKLQQNMGVVIAAAVAVFASIFSFNYFSD
- the ODR4 gene encoding protein odr-4 homolog isoform X1, with product MGRTYFVEEAIGQYFSDLSTKFKPYVTGLLIGQCSSQRDYVIRAVRTPPKEEQKEGNTRPSKLESIDEEWITAHASQVSRMLPGGLLVLGVFIIATPELSKDSQNALRKIIFSIEKSLTKRRLWKPAEEEVSDRAALQVCSATKKIVCRTYDVQDPKSSAKPADWKYQSALSASWLSLDCTVNVNIHIPLLATSPNHDLEKNTKNGLNRWSKQIEDSVFLINGQVKDDDTELLEGQKKLRGNTQYSTQISDVKVLTQLSQGSSHRSTATVQVCSGSINLKGAMKCRAYVHNNKPKVKEAVQALKRDIINTLNDRCEILFEDLVINEGPHKKNFERVYHVLPQRLFVPFAGSSVMLSDYKFGDEAAVEIQERFVEMLDQSVQDEDIHIAEELNTVDICPVIENTDDTQQKQLTKATLLMKLQQNMGVVIAAAVAVFASIFSFNYFSD